The following proteins are co-located in the Streptomyces sp. NBC_01198 genome:
- a CDS encoding alpha/beta fold hydrolase — protein MGRITVGSENSTTVELYYEDHGEGQPIVLIHGFPLDGASWERQIPVLLKAGHRVITYDRRGFGRSSRPSAGYDYDTFATDLKVLMDTLDLRDTVLAGFSMGTGEVTRYLGSYGSERVAKAALFSPIPPFLLRTDDNPDGVERAVFDGLKDAIVADRPAFLKAFLDDFNNVDKLGGGRISQEAWQSQWNIAAGASPLATLASVSAWLADFRHDVTRNDVPTLVVQGTEDRILPIAATGRRLPALIADCRYVEIEGGPHDVPWTHGDELNSAFTQFLAEP, from the coding sequence ATGGGCCGCATCACGGTCGGCAGCGAGAACTCGACCACCGTCGAGCTGTACTACGAGGACCACGGCGAAGGGCAGCCGATCGTGCTCATCCACGGCTTCCCCCTCGACGGCGCCTCCTGGGAGCGGCAGATCCCCGTCCTGCTCAAGGCCGGACACCGCGTGATCACCTACGACCGGCGCGGCTTCGGCCGGTCGAGCCGACCGTCGGCCGGCTACGACTACGACACCTTCGCCACCGACCTCAAGGTCCTGATGGACACGCTCGACCTGCGCGACACGGTCCTGGCCGGCTTCTCGATGGGCACCGGCGAGGTCACCCGCTACCTCGGCAGCTACGGTTCCGAGCGGGTCGCCAAGGCCGCGCTCTTCAGCCCGATCCCGCCGTTCCTGCTCCGCACCGACGACAATCCCGACGGCGTCGAGCGGGCCGTCTTCGACGGCCTCAAGGACGCGATCGTCGCCGACCGGCCGGCGTTCCTGAAGGCCTTCCTCGACGACTTCAACAACGTCGACAAGCTCGGCGGCGGCCGCATCAGCCAGGAGGCCTGGCAATCGCAGTGGAACATCGCGGCCGGCGCGTCCCCGCTGGCCACGCTGGCCTCCGTGTCCGCGTGGCTGGCGGACTTCCGGCACGACGTGACACGCAACGACGTGCCCACGCTGGTGGTGCAGGGGACGGAGGATCGGATCCTCCCCATCGCCGCGACCGGGCGGCGGCTGCCGGCGCTCATCGCGGACTGCCGCTACGTGGAGATCGAGGGCGGGCCGCACGATGTTCCGTGGACGCACGGGGACGAGCTGAATTCAGCGTTCACGCAATTTCTGGCGGAGCCGTAG
- a CDS encoding S41 family peptidase has translation MTHPTPKQPSANRQAPQPSYLRHPHPHGDVIAFTAEDDVWVAPLDGGRAWRVSADNMPVGRPRVAPGGEAVAWTSTRDGAPEVHVAPLDGGPSRRLTYWGDLRTAVRTWTPDGELVVTSAHGQPSARRTWARTVPLDGGQGATLPYGPAGDVAYGPGGAVLLLSVPMGREAAYWKRYRGGTAGKLWLDPDGSGEFSRLHAGLDGNLECPMWVGDRIAFLSDHEGVGALYSSLPDGTDLRRHSGLDASGAGEGFYARQAGTDGVRVAWTSGGRLYLLEDLVDAEPRPLEIALGGQRTDLQPHPVRAAHHLGDARPDHTGRGSAVEIRGTTHWVTHRGGPARTLAAQPGVRTRHPRVFAPGGADGEQHVVWVTDADGGEDALELAPAVGVPGGTTARRLAAGRLGRVLEMEVSPDGHRIAVASHDGRVLLVETQTGEVREVAASDAGDATGLTFSPDSAWLAWSAPGPGTLRQLKLAATADLAVVDATPLRFNDYAPAFTADGRHLAFLSERAFDPVYDAHVFDLSFANAGRPYLITLAATTPSPFGPQRHGRPYEPDDDEHDGGGKGEEDKNRDKGDGDAKGEAPRTPATRVDAEGLADRIVPFPVEAGRYSGLRAAKGGVLWLRHPLVGTLGSALASPEAQPPGTLLERYDLVQLRREELAEDVDDFAVTGDGAKVLLTDGSRLRVVPADSKADPDDESGGSVTVDLSRIRLTVHPQDEWRQMFAETHRLARDNFWRADMGGLDWDGVAERYRPLLDRIATHDDLVDLLWELHGELGTSHAYVSPPGGYRDPLHRQGLLGADISRTGDGRWRVDRVVPGESSDPQARSPLSAPGVAVRAGDVLLAVDGRPVDPVAGPGPLLVGTAGKPVELTVTAESGGPVRHVVAVPLDDEEPLRYHDWVAGRRARVHEVSEGRLGYLHVPDMVGSGWAQLHRDLRVEVTREGLVVDLRENRGGHTSQLVVEKLARRIVGWDLPRGGHPVSYPQDAPRGPIVAVADEFSGSDGDVVNAAIRALGIGPVVGTRTWGGVIGIDSRYQLVDGTGVTQPKYAFWLEGYGWGVENHGVDPDVEVVRAPHHWAAGEDPQLDKAVSLALAALSTSPAKTPPDLPPLP, from the coding sequence GTGACGCACCCGACACCGAAGCAGCCGAGCGCGAACCGCCAGGCGCCGCAGCCCTCGTACCTCAGGCACCCGCACCCGCACGGCGACGTGATCGCCTTCACCGCGGAGGACGACGTGTGGGTCGCGCCGCTGGACGGCGGGCGGGCCTGGCGGGTGAGCGCGGACAACATGCCGGTGGGGCGCCCGAGGGTGGCGCCCGGCGGCGAGGCGGTCGCGTGGACGTCGACCAGGGACGGCGCCCCCGAGGTGCATGTGGCGCCGCTGGACGGCGGCCCGTCGCGCCGGCTGACGTACTGGGGCGACCTGCGGACGGCGGTGCGCACCTGGACGCCGGACGGCGAGCTGGTGGTGACCAGCGCCCACGGCCAGCCGTCCGCGCGCCGCACCTGGGCGCGTACGGTCCCGCTGGACGGCGGCCAGGGCGCCACGCTGCCGTACGGGCCGGCCGGTGACGTGGCGTACGGCCCCGGCGGCGCGGTGCTGCTGCTGTCGGTGCCGATGGGGCGCGAGGCGGCGTACTGGAAGCGCTACCGCGGCGGCACCGCGGGCAAGCTGTGGCTGGACCCGGACGGCAGCGGCGAGTTCAGCCGCCTGCACGCCGGGCTCGACGGGAACCTCGAGTGCCCGATGTGGGTGGGGGACCGGATCGCCTTCCTGTCCGACCACGAGGGCGTCGGCGCGCTCTACTCCAGCCTCCCCGACGGTACGGATCTGCGCCGGCACAGCGGCCTCGACGCCAGCGGGGCGGGGGAGGGCTTCTACGCCCGGCAGGCGGGTACGGACGGCGTCCGGGTGGCCTGGACCTCGGGCGGGCGGCTGTACCTGCTGGAGGACCTGGTGGACGCCGAGCCGCGCCCGCTGGAGATCGCGCTCGGCGGCCAGCGCACCGACCTGCAGCCGCACCCCGTGCGCGCAGCACACCACCTGGGCGACGCCCGCCCCGACCACACCGGCCGCGGCAGCGCGGTGGAGATCCGCGGCACCACCCACTGGGTCACCCACCGCGGCGGCCCGGCCCGCACACTGGCCGCGCAGCCCGGGGTGCGCACCCGGCACCCGCGGGTCTTCGCGCCCGGCGGCGCGGACGGCGAGCAGCACGTGGTGTGGGTGACCGACGCGGACGGCGGCGAGGACGCCCTGGAGCTGGCGCCCGCGGTGGGTGTGCCGGGCGGCACCACGGCACGCCGGCTGGCCGCCGGGCGGCTCGGCAGGGTGCTGGAGATGGAGGTGTCGCCCGACGGGCACCGCATCGCTGTCGCCTCCCACGACGGCCGGGTGCTGCTGGTGGAGACGCAGACCGGCGAGGTCCGCGAGGTCGCCGCGAGCGACGCAGGCGACGCCACCGGGCTCACCTTCTCGCCGGACTCCGCCTGGCTGGCCTGGTCGGCGCCGGGCCCCGGCACGCTGCGGCAGCTGAAACTGGCCGCGACCGCCGACCTCGCGGTCGTGGACGCGACGCCGCTGCGCTTCAACGACTACGCGCCGGCCTTCACCGCGGACGGCCGCCACCTGGCGTTCCTGTCGGAGCGGGCCTTCGACCCGGTCTACGACGCCCACGTCTTCGACCTGTCCTTCGCCAACGCGGGCCGCCCGTATCTGATCACGCTGGCCGCGACGACCCCGTCGCCGTTCGGGCCGCAGCGGCACGGTCGGCCGTACGAGCCGGACGACGACGAGCACGACGGCGGCGGAAAGGGCGAGGAGGACAAGAACCGCGACAAGGGCGACGGCGACGCCAAGGGCGAGGCCCCGCGCACCCCCGCCACCCGGGTCGACGCCGAGGGCCTGGCCGACCGGATCGTGCCCTTCCCCGTCGAGGCCGGCCGCTACTCGGGGCTGCGCGCGGCCAAGGGCGGTGTGCTGTGGCTGCGCCACCCGCTGGTCGGCACGCTCGGCTCCGCCCTCGCCTCGCCCGAGGCGCAGCCGCCGGGCACCCTGCTGGAGCGCTACGACCTGGTGCAGCTGCGGCGGGAGGAACTCGCCGAGGACGTCGACGACTTCGCGGTCACCGGCGACGGCGCCAAGGTGCTGCTGACCGACGGCAGCCGGCTGCGGGTGGTGCCCGCGGACAGCAAGGCCGACCCCGACGACGAGTCGGGCGGCTCGGTCACCGTGGATTTGTCGCGGATCCGGCTGACCGTGCACCCGCAGGACGAGTGGCGGCAGATGTTCGCCGAGACCCACCGGCTGGCCAGGGACAACTTCTGGCGCGCCGACATGGGCGGCCTGGACTGGGACGGCGTCGCCGAGCGCTACCGCCCGCTGCTGGACCGGATCGCCACCCACGACGACCTCGTCGACCTGCTGTGGGAGCTGCACGGCGAGCTCGGCACCTCGCACGCCTACGTCTCGCCGCCGGGCGGCTACCGCGATCCGCTGCACCGGCAGGGGCTGCTCGGCGCGGACATCTCCCGTACCGGCGACGGGCGCTGGCGGGTCGACCGGGTGGTGCCCGGCGAGTCCTCCGACCCTCAGGCCCGCTCGCCGCTGTCGGCGCCCGGGGTGGCGGTACGCGCCGGGGACGTGCTGCTCGCGGTCGACGGCCGCCCGGTGGACCCGGTGGCCGGCCCCGGGCCGCTGCTGGTCGGCACGGCGGGCAAGCCGGTGGAGCTGACGGTGACCGCGGAGTCGGGCGGTCCGGTGCGGCATGTGGTGGCGGTGCCGCTCGACGACGAGGAGCCGCTGCGCTACCACGACTGGGTCGCGGGGCGCCGGGCCCGCGTGCACGAGGTGTCGGAGGGCCGGCTCGGCTATCTGCACGTGCCGGACATGGTCGGCAGCGGCTGGGCGCAGCTGCACCGCGACCTGCGCGTCGAGGTGACGCGGGAGGGCCTGGTGGTGGACCTGCGGGAGAACCGCGGCGGCCACACCTCGCAGCTGGTGGTCGAGAAGCTGGCCCGGCGGATCGTCGGCTGGGACCTGCCGCGCGGCGGCCACCCGGTCAGCTACCCGCAGGACGCGCCGCGCGGGCCGATCGTCGCGGTGGCCGACGAATTCTCCGGGTCCGACGGGGACGTGGTGAACGCGGCGATCCGCGCCCTGGGCATCGGGCCGGTCGTCGGCACCCGCACCTGGGGCGGCGTGATCGGCATCGACAGCCGCTACCAGCTGGTCGACGGCACGGGGGTGACGCAGCCCAAGTACGCCTTCTGGCTGGAGGGTTACGGCTGGGGCGTGGAGAACCACGGCGTCGACCCGGACGTCGAGGTGGTCCGCGCCCCGCACCACTGGGCAGCCGGCGAGGACCCCCAACTCGACAAGGCCGTTTCGCTGGCGCTGGCCGCACTGTCCACCTCCCCGGCCAAGACCCCTCCGGACCTCCCCCCGCTCCCCTGA
- a CDS encoding histidine triad nucleotide-binding protein, with translation MAGEPQADCLFCKIVAGEIPATLVRETPTTLAFRDINPQAPTHVLVIPRVHYPDAATLAAGDPGALVDVLREAGEVAVQEKVVDTGYRIVFNTGPGAGQTVFHAHAHVLGGRDLLRLV, from the coding sequence ATGGCGGGAGAGCCCCAGGCCGACTGCCTGTTCTGCAAGATCGTGGCGGGGGAGATCCCCGCAACGCTCGTGCGCGAGACGCCGACCACGCTCGCGTTCCGTGACATCAACCCGCAGGCGCCGACCCATGTGCTGGTCATCCCGCGGGTGCACTACCCGGACGCCGCGACCCTGGCGGCCGGCGACCCGGGCGCGCTGGTGGACGTGCTGCGGGAGGCCGGCGAGGTGGCCGTGCAGGAGAAGGTCGTCGACACCGGCTACCGGATCGTGTTCAACACGGGCCCCGGCGCCGGGCAGACGGTTTTCCACGCCCACGCGCACGTGCTGGGCGGCCGCGACCTCCTGCGGCTGGTCTGA
- a CDS encoding ribonuclease Z: MSPRELVVLGTASQVPTRQRNHNGYVLRWDGEGILFDPGEGSQRQMLHAGVSTHDLTRICVTHFHGDHSLGLAGVIQRINLDRVPHPVTAHYPASGQRYFDRLRHATAYRETVALREEPVAGDGVLAVTADFTLEARRLSHPVESYGYRLTEPDGRRMLPARLAERGIAGPDVGRLQREGVLNGVTLAEVSEPRPGQRFAFVMDTRLCDAVPRLADGCDLLVIESTFQDQDAAIAEEYGHLTAGQAAAVARDAGVRHLVLTHFSQRYPEPGGFQEQARAAGFTGGLTIAADLTRVPVPRRR, from the coding sequence ATGTCGCCCCGCGAACTCGTCGTCCTCGGCACCGCCAGCCAGGTGCCGACCCGGCAGCGCAACCACAACGGCTACGTACTGCGCTGGGACGGCGAGGGCATCCTCTTCGACCCCGGCGAGGGCAGCCAGCGCCAGATGCTGCACGCCGGGGTGTCCACGCACGACCTGACGCGGATCTGCGTCACCCACTTCCACGGCGACCACAGCCTCGGCCTTGCCGGGGTGATCCAGCGGATCAACCTCGACCGGGTGCCGCACCCGGTCACCGCGCACTACCCGGCGAGCGGGCAGCGCTACTTCGACCGGCTGCGGCACGCCACCGCCTACCGCGAGACCGTGGCCCTGCGCGAGGAACCGGTGGCCGGCGACGGGGTCCTTGCGGTGACCGCGGACTTCACCCTGGAGGCCCGCCGGCTGTCCCATCCGGTGGAGTCCTACGGCTACCGGCTGACCGAGCCCGACGGGCGCCGGATGCTGCCCGCCAGGCTGGCCGAGCGCGGCATCGCGGGACCCGACGTCGGCCGCCTGCAGCGCGAGGGCGTGCTGAACGGCGTCACCCTGGCCGAGGTCAGCGAGCCGCGCCCGGGACAGCGGTTCGCCTTCGTCATGGACACCCGGCTGTGCGACGCCGTGCCGCGGCTGGCCGACGGCTGCGACCTGCTGGTGATCGAGTCGACCTTCCAGGACCAGGACGCGGCGATCGCCGAGGAGTACGGCCATCTGACCGCGGGACAGGCCGCTGCGGTGGCCCGCGACGCGGGCGTACGCCACCTGGTGCTGACGCACTTCTCGCAGCGCTACCCCGAGCCCGGGGGTTTCCAGGAGCAGGCCAGGGCGGCGGGCTTCACCGGCGGCCTGACGATCGCCGCGGACCTGACGCGGGTCCCGGTGCCCCGCCGCCGCTGA
- a CDS encoding HAD family acid phosphatase, whose translation MSRARLSRRSLALTAAAVTLGATFYGVGAATADNSVPRSDKQIPNLTDVVNEIKAYYGDTVDASGEHFASADSSYAHQLAGIEAKATSDLAHALRSGGHGRHDAHGKKPAIVLDVDDTSVLTYNYELEVGFNYTPASNQAYLDSKNMPAVFGMDTLANWAADQGVTVFWITGRPEAQRADTVRNLSAVGYKSAPDTAHLYLKNSTNPPAYLSCGSTCTTIQYKSGTRAHIESLGYDIIGNFGDQYSDLSGGYADKSFKLPNPMYFLP comes from the coding sequence ATGTCCCGTGCCCGTCTGTCCCGCCGCTCGCTGGCACTGACCGCCGCCGCGGTCACCCTGGGCGCCACCTTCTACGGCGTCGGCGCCGCCACCGCGGACAACTCGGTGCCGCGCAGCGACAAGCAGATCCCCAACCTCACCGACGTGGTGAACGAGATCAAGGCCTACTACGGCGACACCGTCGACGCCTCGGGCGAGCACTTCGCGTCGGCGGACAGCAGCTACGCCCACCAGCTGGCCGGTATCGAGGCCAAGGCCACTTCCGACCTGGCCCACGCCCTGCGCTCCGGCGGGCACGGCAGGCACGACGCCCACGGCAAGAAGCCGGCGATCGTGCTGGACGTCGACGACACCAGCGTGCTGACGTACAACTACGAGCTGGAGGTCGGCTTCAACTACACCCCGGCCAGCAACCAGGCCTACCTGGACAGCAAGAACATGCCGGCCGTCTTCGGCATGGACACCCTCGCCAACTGGGCCGCGGACCAGGGCGTCACGGTCTTCTGGATCACCGGCCGCCCCGAGGCCCAGCGCGCCGACACCGTACGGAACCTGTCGGCGGTCGGCTACAAGTCCGCGCCCGACACCGCCCACCTCTACCTGAAGAACAGCACGAACCCGCCGGCGTATCTGAGCTGCGGCTCGACCTGCACGACCATCCAGTACAAGTCCGGCACCCGGGCGCACATCGAGTCGCTGGGCTACGACATCATCGGCAACTTCGGCGACCAGTACAGCGACCTGTCAGGCGGTTACGCCGACAAGTCCTTCAAGCTGCCCAACCCGATGTACTTCCTGCCGTAG
- a CDS encoding family 4 glycosyl hydrolase, which translates to MKLTVLGGGGFRVPLVHRALAGDPLITELVLYDEDPRRLRVVAAVLAQSGAGGPAVRLADGLDDAVRGADFVFSAIRVGGTAGRVRDERLPLAEGVLGQETVGAGGVLYGLRTLPVAVRIAERVRALAPDAWVINFTNPAGMVTEAMSRLLGPRVIGICDSPVGLVRRAARAAGADPDAPDFGYDYVGLNHLGWLRRLTVAGRDRLPGLLADPAALGTFEEGRLFGAPWLAALGSLPNEYLHYYYFRRETLAAVQAADTTRGEFLDRQQGDFFAAADREPSRAYELWQGARREREETYGADSRAASGGWQRDPHDLDGGGYDRVALALMRAIARDERAVLILNVPAGGALPFLDADAVVEVPCEVGASGARPMPVAAPDEHQAGLMLAVKAVERAAIEAAATGSRRAALRALALHPLVDSPAVAGRVLDAAGW; encoded by the coding sequence GTGAAGCTCACGGTTCTTGGGGGTGGCGGCTTCCGGGTGCCGCTGGTGCACCGGGCACTGGCCGGCGATCCGCTGATCACCGAGCTGGTGCTGTACGACGAGGACCCGCGGCGGCTGCGGGTGGTGGCGGCGGTGCTGGCGCAGTCCGGCGCGGGCGGCCCCGCGGTGCGGCTCGCGGACGGTCTGGACGACGCGGTGCGGGGCGCGGACTTCGTCTTCTCCGCGATCCGGGTCGGCGGCACGGCGGGGCGGGTGCGCGACGAGCGGCTGCCGCTGGCCGAGGGGGTGCTCGGGCAGGAGACGGTCGGCGCCGGCGGGGTGCTCTACGGGCTGCGGACGCTGCCGGTCGCGGTGCGGATCGCCGAACGCGTGCGGGCGCTGGCGCCGGACGCCTGGGTGATCAACTTCACCAATCCGGCGGGCATGGTCACCGAGGCGATGTCCCGGCTGCTCGGCCCGCGGGTGATCGGCATCTGCGACTCGCCGGTCGGCCTGGTGCGGCGGGCCGCGCGGGCGGCGGGCGCCGATCCGGACGCACCGGACTTCGGCTACGACTACGTGGGGCTGAACCACCTGGGCTGGCTGCGCCGCCTCACGGTGGCCGGGCGCGACAGGCTGCCCGGCCTGCTCGCGGACCCCGCGGCGCTCGGCACCTTCGAGGAGGGCCGGCTCTTCGGCGCCCCCTGGCTCGCGGCGCTCGGCTCGCTGCCGAACGAGTACCTGCACTACTACTACTTCCGCCGCGAGACGCTGGCCGCGGTGCAGGCGGCGGACACCACCCGGGGTGAATTCCTGGACCGGCAGCAGGGCGACTTCTTCGCGGCGGCGGACCGCGAGCCGTCCAGGGCGTACGAGCTGTGGCAGGGCGCCCGGCGGGAGCGGGAGGAGACCTACGGCGCCGACAGCCGTGCGGCCAGCGGCGGTTGGCAGCGCGATCCGCACGACCTGGACGGCGGCGGTTACGACCGGGTGGCGCTGGCGCTGATGCGGGCCATCGCGCGTGACGAGCGGGCGGTGCTGATCCTCAACGTGCCGGCCGGCGGGGCGCTGCCGTTCCTGGACGCCGACGCGGTGGTGGAAGTGCCGTGCGAGGTCGGCGCGTCCGGGGCGCGTCCGATGCCGGTGGCGGCGCCGGACGAGCACCAGGCCGGGCTGATGCTGGCGGTCAAGGCGGTGGAGCGGGCGGCGATCGAGGCGGCGGCGACGGGGTCCCGGCGGGCCGCGCTGCGGGCGCTGGCGCTGCATCCGCTGGTGGACTCGCCCGCGGTCGCCGGCCGCGTCCTGGACGCGGCCGGCTGGTGA
- a CDS encoding carbohydrate kinase family protein has protein sequence MDDQPVLDPLGAVRAPGDPATDVYLTGTVFLDIIFTGLDSAPVRGTESWARGMGSSPGGVANMATALARLGLHTTLAAAFGDDMYGDYCWDCLATGEGIDLGPSRRVPGWHSPVTVSMAYEGERTMVSHGHRAPPEETVPACPPPARAAVASLGQRERASDEEPAPDPDREWIAQAAAAGTQVFADVGWDDTGRWDPADLDGLAHCAAFLPNAEEAMRYTRTATPAAAARRLAELVPLAVVTLGAEGAVAVDAGSGETAEVPALIVDALDPTGAGDVFVAGFVTGTLAGWPLADRLAFGSLCAALSVQEFGGSLSAPGWTEVAAWWTRAKAAAGTPPEALRRYAFLDALIPPAPRRWPLPRAVPTIGFRRV, from the coding sequence ATGGACGACCAGCCCGTTCTCGACCCGCTCGGCGCCGTGCGCGCCCCGGGGGACCCGGCGACCGATGTCTACCTCACCGGCACCGTGTTCCTCGACATCATCTTCACCGGCCTGGACAGCGCGCCGGTACGCGGCACCGAGTCATGGGCGCGCGGCATGGGTTCGAGCCCCGGCGGGGTGGCCAACATGGCGACGGCGCTCGCCCGCCTCGGCCTGCACACCACCCTGGCGGCGGCCTTCGGCGACGACATGTACGGCGACTACTGCTGGGACTGCCTGGCGACCGGCGAGGGCATCGATCTGGGGCCCTCCCGGCGGGTCCCCGGCTGGCACTCCCCGGTCACCGTCTCGATGGCCTACGAGGGCGAGCGCACCATGGTCAGCCACGGGCACCGGGCGCCGCCGGAGGAGACCGTGCCGGCCTGCCCGCCGCCGGCCAGGGCCGCGGTCGCCTCGCTCGGCCAGCGCGAGCGGGCCTCCGACGAGGAGCCGGCGCCCGACCCGGACCGTGAGTGGATCGCCCAGGCCGCCGCGGCCGGCACCCAGGTCTTCGCCGACGTCGGCTGGGACGACACCGGCCGCTGGGATCCGGCCGACCTCGACGGCCTCGCCCACTGCGCCGCCTTCCTGCCCAACGCGGAGGAGGCCATGCGCTACACCCGCACCGCGACCCCGGCCGCCGCCGCCCGCAGGCTCGCCGAACTGGTCCCGCTGGCCGTGGTCACCCTCGGCGCCGAGGGCGCGGTCGCCGTGGACGCGGGCAGCGGCGAGACCGCCGAGGTGCCGGCGCTGATCGTGGACGCCCTCGACCCCACCGGCGCCGGGGACGTGTTCGTGGCCGGCTTCGTCACCGGCACGCTGGCCGGCTGGCCGCTCGCCGACCGGCTCGCCTTCGGCTCGCTGTGCGCGGCGCTGTCGGTCCAGGAGTTCGGCGGGTCGCTGTCCGCGCCCGGCTGGACCGAGGTCGCCGCCTGGTGGACGCGGGCCAAGGCCGCGGCCGGCACCCCGCCGGAGGCGCTGCGGCGGTACGCCTTCCTGGACGCGCTGATCCCACCCGCCCCGCGCCGCTGGCCGCTGCCGCGGGCGGTGCCCACCATCGGCTTCCGCCGGGTATGA
- a CDS encoding PhoH family protein, translated as MTQTPTKQQPPQARAHFVVPAKHPMVTVLGSGDALLRVIEQAFPAVDIHVRGNEISAVGEADDVALVQRLFDEMMLVLRTGQPMTEDAVERSIAMLRANGSAADEDAETPAQVLTQNILSSRGRTIRPKTLNQKRYVDAIDRHTIVFGIGPAGTGKTYLAMAKAVQALQSKQVNRIILTRPAVEAGERLGFLPGTLYEKIDPYLRPLYDALHDMLDPDSIPRLMAAGTIEVAPLAYMRGRAQPTFTKVLTPSGFRPIGELQVGDLVVGSNGEPTPVLGVYPQGEKDVYRVTAQDGSSTLCCGDHLWTVRTAADRRRDRPWRVLETKEMIGKLRAAHARRYELPLLTAPVCLPAQDVPMDPYALGLLLGDGCLTGSTTPSFASADPELVSALQAALPGVSVVWKDRVSTPGDVITLENPATASLRTLDLLGNRSHAKFVPDAYLQNSAEVRLAVLQGLLDADGGPVVQAGRTCRVQYTTTSILLRDDVVALVQSLGGVAYTRRRAAEGRKPGRVNGRDVHHRYDAHVIDIRLPQGVEPFRLTRKRDAYAAAGGGGRPMRFIDSIEPAGREEAVCIQVAAADSLYVTEDYLLTHNTLNDAFIILDEAQNTSAEQMKMFLTRLGFESKIVITGDITQVDLPTGTKSGLRQVQDILEDVEDVHFSRLTSTDVVRHKLVGRIVDAYERYDNAVAEADAGAGNGRGGGNGARPKRK; from the coding sequence ATGACTCAGACACCGACAAAGCAGCAGCCGCCGCAGGCGCGCGCCCACTTCGTCGTACCGGCCAAGCACCCCATGGTGACCGTCCTGGGATCTGGCGACGCTCTCCTCCGCGTGATCGAGCAGGCGTTCCCGGCCGTCGACATCCATGTACGGGGCAACGAGATCAGCGCCGTCGGCGAGGCCGACGACGTGGCCCTCGTCCAGCGGCTCTTCGACGAGATGATGCTGGTGCTGCGCACCGGCCAGCCCATGACGGAGGACGCCGTGGAGCGGTCCATCGCCATGCTCCGGGCCAACGGCAGCGCCGCCGACGAGGACGCCGAGACACCCGCCCAGGTGCTCACCCAGAACATCCTGTCCAGCCGCGGCCGCACCATCCGTCCCAAGACGCTCAACCAGAAGCGGTACGTGGACGCGATCGACCGCCACACCATCGTCTTCGGCATCGGCCCCGCCGGTACCGGCAAGACGTATCTGGCGATGGCCAAGGCCGTGCAGGCCCTGCAGTCCAAGCAGGTCAACCGCATCATCCTGACCCGCCCCGCGGTCGAGGCCGGCGAGCGTCTCGGCTTCCTGCCCGGCACGCTCTACGAGAAGATCGACCCGTATCTGCGCCCGCTCTACGACGCCCTGCACGACATGCTGGACCCGGACTCGATCCCCCGCCTGATGGCTGCCGGCACCATCGAGGTCGCCCCGCTGGCGTACATGCGCGGCCGCGCGCAGCCGACCTTCACCAAGGTCCTCACGCCCTCGGGCTTCCGCCCCATCGGGGAGCTCCAGGTCGGTGACCTGGTCGTCGGGTCGAACGGGGAGCCGACCCCGGTTCTCGGTGTGTATCCGCAGGGCGAGAAGGATGTCTACCGCGTCACGGCCCAGGACGGGTCGTCGACGCTGTGCTGCGGGGACCATCTCTGGACGGTCAGGACGGCCGCCGACCGCCGTCGCGACAGGCCGTGGCGCGTCCTGGAGACGAAGGAGATGATCGGGAAGCTCCGGGCCGCGCACGCACGGCGCTACGAGCTGCCGCTGCTGACGGCGCCGGTGTGCCTCCCGGCCCAGGACGTCCCGATGGACCCGTACGCCCTTGGTCTGCTGCTCGGCGACGGCTGCCTCACCGGCTCCACCACACCCTCCTTCGCCTCCGCCGACCCCGAACTGGTATCGGCTCTGCAAGCTGCACTGCCCGGCGTCAGCGTGGTCTGGAAGGACCGGGTAAGCACGCCCGGCGACGTCATCACGCTGGAGAATCCGGCCACGGCCTCCCTGAGGACGCTCGACCTGCTCGGCAACCGTTCGCACGCGAAGTTCGTGCCCGATGCCTATCTGCAGAATTCCGCCGAGGTCAGGCTGGCCGTGCTGCAGGGCCTCCTGGACGCCGACGGCGGACCGGTCGTCCAGGCAGGCCGTACGTGCCGCGTTCAGTACACCACCACGTCCATCCTGCTCCGGGACGACGTGGTCGCCCTGGTCCAGTCCCTGGGCGGGGTGGCGTACACCCGCCGCAGGGCCGCGGAAGGGCGGAAGCCCGGCCGGGTGAACGGGCGCGACGTGCACCACCGCTACGACGCCCACGTCATCGACATCCGGCTGCCGCAAGGGGTCGAGCCCTTCCGTCTGACCCGCAAACGGGACGCGTACGCCGCAGCCGGGGGCGGTGGCCGCCCGATGCGGTTCATCGACAGCATCGAGCCCGCAGGGCGTGAGGAGGCGGTGTGCATCCAGGTCGCCGCAGCCGACTCGCTGTATGTCACCGAGGACTACCTGCTCACCCACAACACCCTCAACGACGCGTTCATCATCCTGGACGAGGCACAGAACACCAGCGCCGAGCAGATGAAGATGTTCCTGACCAGGCTCGGCTTCGAGTCCAAGATCGTCATCACCGGTGACATCACCCAGGTGGACCTGCCGACCGGCACGAAAAGCGGACTGCGGCAGGTGCAGGACATCCTCGAAGACGTGGAGGACGTCCACTTCTCCCGGCTCACCAGCACCGACGTGGTGCGGCATAAGCTGGTCGGACGCATCGTGGACGCCTACGAGCGGTACGACAACGCGGTCGCGGAAGCGGACGCCGGCGCCGGAAACGGCCGCGGCGGCGGCAACGGCGCACGACCCAAGAGAAAGTAA